The following proteins are encoded in a genomic region of Ostrea edulis chromosome 7, xbOstEdul1.1, whole genome shotgun sequence:
- the LOC125655898 gene encoding uncharacterized protein LOC125655898: MDFRFSVVLVCVYNVCNIVQGYTSNLKFDSDCDDYNTRTIFSDDVYYVQWSGTSLSDTCSYQFSPFDTDYKVCVEATSFYISSCQTHLKYYGGIIASDLKHSYSCYDPTPIKYCGGTYDDVKIRLTTASSPSLLRGYFTLKVTTKNGNQVGIIAGSVVGSIVFAIIVIAVIVVICQRRRRYGTPGLIVSPANQPQVVTSTSAYSGGVVNPNYPNSAPYNCQNNPGTGSVMNSYPPPYSAASNHPPPYTGSTTPYPNPGQNNAYPSGYPNQLPNNQI; this comes from the exons TAAAATTTGATAGCGACTGTGATGATTACAACACCAGAACCATCTTTAGTGACGACGTTTATTACGTCCAATGGAGCGGAACCTCTTTATCGGATACATGTTCGTATCAGTTCAGTCCATTCGACACCGATTATAAAGTATGCGTCGAGGCCACGAGTTTTTACATCTCAAGTTGCCAAACCCACCTTAAATATTATGGAGGGATTATAGCAAGCGATCTGAAACAC AGCTATAGTTGTTACGATCCCACTCCCATAAAGTACTGTGGTGGTACATATGATGACGTCAAGATTCGTCTAACAACAGCCTCCTCCCCCTCTCTGTTACGAGGATATTTTACACTCAAAGTAACAACAAAAAACGGAAATCAAG TTGGTATTATTGCTGGATCAGTCGTTGGTAGTATCGTCTTTGCCATCATCGTCATCGCTGTGATCGTCGTAATCTGTCAACGCCGCCGACGTTACGGTACACCAGGATTGATAGTGAGTCCTGCAAACCAACCGCAGGTTGTGACGTCTACATCTGCATATTCTGGAG GAGTTGTCAATCCAAACTATCCTAACTCCGCCCCTTATAACTGTCAGAACAACCCAGGGACGGGAAGTGTGATGAATTCCTACCCACCACCGTATAGCGCCGCCTCTAACCATCCGCCTCCATACACCGGAAGTACAACGCCATATCCTAACCCCGGACAGAACAACGCTTATCCCTCTGGATATCCTAATCAGCTTCCGAATAACCAAATTTAA